The genomic stretch TCCAGGCGGCGGCGTTCGCCTCCTCGTCGAGGGCTCCCTTGAGCCAGGGGTTGCCCTTGCCGGCCAGGCCGGTGGTGCTCTTGGCTCCCGGCCGGACAGTGCGCGAGCACAGTTTCGCCCGGGAGGCGAGGTGGTCCGGGGTGGGGAATACGCCCATGTCGGGGCCGAGTTCGGCCAGGATGGCGCGGGCTGAGGCCGGGTCGACTCCGGGGATCTCGTCCGGCCTGGCCAGCAGGTCGGCCCAGGGTAGGTTCACTCATCCGGCGTGCAGCTTCGACTGCGTGGAGCCGTACTGATCTCAGGCGGGGGCGGCTCACGGGCGCCAGCGGTCACTCTCATGCCAAAAGCGCGGCCGAAAAGGCGTCTTGCAGACACGGGCTGCGCATCGCGATACTCGCCAAAGTCTCACGTTTTGGCATGGCCACGCCACTGCGACGCGCGTCGGCATGCCCCCACCCCTCCGGTCCCAGCCTGCGGAGCAGGCGGGACATCCCCCGCAGGAGGTCAGACGTGACGCATCGTCACATATCCGCCGCCCGCTCCGCTCTCACCGGCAGGAGCCCGGCGGCACACTCGCCGCCCCGTACCCGGGCACTGCACGCTGCTCCGGGCCAAGTTGGCCCCGCCTCGCCCTGATGACACCGACGCGCGCGTCCAACTCCCCCGCAGCAGCGGCACCCTCTCCCACGCCGACGCGACGCTCGGGTCTGCCTCAGGCCGGGTGGACTTCATCCCGCGAATGACGGCCGCGCTGGGTGCGGATCACGCCGCCGTCCACCGTTCCGTAGCGCGTCCGCACGGCGGCGGTCATGTGAACACGCCTCTCTCCGGAACATCCGTCCCACGAAAGGCCACCTTTATGGCATACAAACGTCTGGCGGGCCTGACCGCCGGTGCCGTCGTCGTCGCCGCGGCCCTGCTGCCGCAGGCGGCGCAGGCCCGGACCGGCGCAGACGCCACTAGAGGTCACGCCGCGACCGTCCGTAGCGCCGACGGCGGCAGGCAGCGGACTGTCGTCATCTACCGCGTGCCCACGCACCACCCGCTGCGTGACGCGGAACGGCTCGCCGATGCCGGATACGACCTGCTGGAACGGCGCCAGGGCGACAGTCTGTTCGTCTCCGGTGACGCGGCGACCGCGGCGGGGCTGCAGAGGCTCGGCTTCACCCCGGCGATCACGACCACGCTGACCGAGACGGTCCCCTCCCGCGCCACCGTGCCGCACGCCTCCGGTCCGGGCGACACCTACGACGGCGGATACCACACGGTCACCGCCCAGTACGCGCACATGGACCAGATCGCCTCCCAGCACGCCGACCTGGCAAAGGAGGTGACGTACGGTCAGTCCTGGCTGAAGCAGCACGGACAAGGCGGCCGCGACCTGAAGGCGATCTGCATCACCAAACTCCAGACGAACGACTGCGCGCTCAACCCGAACTCCGCCAAGCCCAGGTTCTTCCTGATGAGCCAGATCCACGCCCGTGAGCTGACCACCGGCGAGACGTCCTGGCGCTGGATCGATGCGTTGACCAGCGGCTACGGCAAGGACTCGGCAATCACCAAGCTGATGGACACCACCGAGATGTGGGTGGTGCCCGACGCCAACCCAGACGGCGTCGACATGGTCGCGGCGGGGGGCGACAACCCCGTCCTGCAGCGCAAGAACGCCGACAACTCGCACGGCTCCCGGTGTGGCACGAGCGCCTACAGCCAGATAGGCGTCGATCTCAACCGCAACGCCGGCACCCACTGGGACACGTCGGGAACCTCCAGCGCACCATGCGACCAGACCTACGGCGGACCGGCGGGCAACTCCGAGGCGGAGAACACCGCACTGGAGAACCTCTTCCGCCAGCTGTTCCCCGCGGTGCGGACCGGCACCGGCGACACCGATCCCGCGCCGTCCACCGCCAAGGGCATGATGATCACCCTGCACAGCGACGCCAGCATGGTGCTCTTCCCCTGGGAGTACAACGCCTCCGTGCACACCGGGAACGACGCCGCGCTGCGTGCTCTCGCAGCTCACATGGCCTCGCTCACCGGCTACCAGTACGGCCAGGCCGGTGAGATCCTCTACAACGCCTCCGGCGGCACCGACGACTGGACGTACGACAAGCTCGGCCTCGCCAGTTTCACCATCGAGATCGGCGACAGCGACGGCGCCGGCTGTGACGGCTTCACGCCGCCGTACTCCTGCCAGGACAGCTACTTCTGGCCGAAGATCGAGCCCGCCCTTCTCTACGCAGCCCAGCAGGCCGCCGCTCCCTACCGCACCACATCCGCCGCCGGGCAATGACTCACACCGGTCAAAAGGCCAGGTACACGGCACCCAACTCGCCGCACAGCCAGCCTCATCACCTGCCGCCCCCTACCCGCCCGCAACGGCACCCGCCGACCCTTCACCCACCTGATCGCCGATCTCGACATGCCCCGGCACACCCGGCACGCTCCCCTGCCATGCCGTATAACTCCACCAGCGCACCGCAGGCCACATCGGCAGTCTCGTCAGCCCAACCGCCATCACCGCCCCGTCTGCGAGGACACCGAAGACATCCGTGTGGATAGCCGGGCAGCCCAACTCGGCTGCTGTGACATGTGATTGCCACGCGCCCGTGTACGGCAACGCCACCGACCTGCCCGAGCGGCAGCGGCAGCACCCGACGCACATGACGGACGGGGAGTGGGCGGCGATCCGGTCGCTGCCGCCGGTGCCGGGCTGGATGCGCGGCCGCGG from Streptomyces roseochromogenus subsp. oscitans DS 12.976 encodes the following:
- a CDS encoding M14 family zinc carboxypeptidase yields the protein MAYKRLAGLTAGAVVVAAALLPQAAQARTGADATRGHAATVRSADGGRQRTVVIYRVPTHHPLRDAERLADAGYDLLERRQGDSLFVSGDAATAAGLQRLGFTPAITTTLTETVPSRATVPHASGPGDTYDGGYHTVTAQYAHMDQIASQHADLAKEVTYGQSWLKQHGQGGRDLKAICITKLQTNDCALNPNSAKPRFFLMSQIHARELTTGETSWRWIDALTSGYGKDSAITKLMDTTEMWVVPDANPDGVDMVAAGGDNPVLQRKNADNSHGSRCGTSAYSQIGVDLNRNAGTHWDTSGTSSAPCDQTYGGPAGNSEAENTALENLFRQLFPAVRTGTGDTDPAPSTAKGMMITLHSDASMVLFPWEYNASVHTGNDAALRALAAHMASLTGYQYGQAGEILYNASGGTDDWTYDKLGLASFTIEIGDSDGAGCDGFTPPYSCQDSYFWPKIEPALLYAAQQAAAPYRTTSAAGQ